In Myxococcus stipitatus, the following are encoded in one genomic region:
- a CDS encoding TonB-dependent receptor plug domain-containing protein, whose translation MHSNVSGEPLRGAVGVHAGRRGPRAILPWSILLCALAVAHPSLAQAQASTATSESQPKVKRKKRVAAPGTKPATATKSATTTKPAGTKPPRTAKKSAKSRKGSKVEEAPSAAPEIPVLGAGPETGDPSAGTESVVAEPPVPVEPTPMVETHPAAPVAGPVSPAHSTPSTLDGVAPASGTQGAVPATARQTPPAPAPRDNVPISAPFAEPAMDRPLPPPSGLASLPGGDPTEGADLLEESVNRVLSEAVVTTASKRKQRIADVPLTVSWIPAEELEGTGQFSLCEAIQYFPGMECRRGSMRKAAVSARGLGSNYLSNRLLLLKDGRPLTDPWTGQFYADETTPLVNLKQVEVIRGPGSSLYGSNAFSGVINIIERQPADLIAPGRNVGMEARVLAGQDQTWRLHGNVAGRGGPVEALLGYYGYGSDGPQLFSDPSRGVVDKNQDSQVHQVNGKVRVGPLSLDADYTDATIGRPGGSHGQISTVGNCGRCHYTPDDEESVQNFNASAQVDQQVTDSLRVFGQAYGFFKRRDVTTEGSFGTDPTRVLGKRRRLGGEVRALYSAGPVSVTVGGDVKFDQVNVPNVLPTLTLDETKQTIFGGFVDAEYRPFERLVLSAGARYDRYDIPEQVWRQRTDQISPRASVVFHAVPELLTVRTNYGRAFRAPTLAELAINQQMYAATLIGNADLRAETLDTFEAAVDFWPFERRVRLTGTGFYNVANNFINQELVFGSVSQFRNQGNARIAGFELEAAAQIPSINSSFDVAYQFLDAKSVPYQSDMPETRLDYAPSHRIYARGRTNIGSVAFAELYALFVGPRFDPGFQVDETTGLPTQRVELASYITASARVGFNVYDGISVSFLGSNLFNAAYEEAHGFPAPPQSFFSEVKVRY comes from the coding sequence ATGCACTCGAATGTGTCTGGTGAGCCGCTGCGAGGTGCGGTGGGAGTTCACGCGGGGCGCCGAGGTCCGCGCGCGATTCTTCCCTGGTCCATCCTGCTCTGTGCCCTGGCGGTGGCCCATCCGTCGTTGGCCCAGGCCCAGGCGTCCACGGCCACGTCCGAGTCCCAGCCGAAGGTGAAGCGCAAGAAGCGCGTCGCGGCGCCGGGGACCAAGCCCGCGACGGCCACGAAGTCCGCGACCACCACGAAGCCCGCTGGGACGAAGCCCCCGCGCACCGCGAAGAAGTCCGCGAAGTCGCGCAAGGGCTCCAAGGTGGAGGAGGCTCCGTCCGCCGCCCCTGAGATTCCGGTGCTGGGCGCCGGCCCCGAGACGGGCGACCCGTCCGCCGGCACGGAGTCGGTGGTGGCCGAGCCCCCCGTGCCCGTCGAGCCCACGCCGATGGTGGAGACACATCCCGCCGCGCCCGTGGCGGGGCCGGTGAGTCCCGCGCACTCCACCCCCAGCACCTTGGACGGGGTGGCGCCAGCGTCTGGCACACAGGGCGCGGTGCCGGCGACGGCCCGCCAGACGCCGCCCGCTCCCGCTCCCCGGGACAACGTCCCCATCAGCGCGCCGTTCGCCGAGCCCGCCATGGACCGGCCGCTGCCGCCTCCCTCGGGGCTTGCGAGCCTGCCGGGGGGCGACCCCACCGAAGGGGCCGACCTGCTGGAGGAGTCCGTCAACCGCGTGCTCAGCGAGGCGGTGGTGACGACGGCCTCCAAGCGCAAGCAGCGCATCGCGGACGTGCCGCTGACGGTGTCGTGGATTCCGGCGGAGGAGCTGGAGGGCACGGGCCAGTTCTCGCTGTGCGAGGCCATCCAGTACTTCCCCGGCATGGAGTGCCGCCGGGGCTCCATGCGCAAGGCGGCGGTGAGCGCGCGCGGCCTGGGCTCCAACTACCTGTCCAACCGGTTGCTGCTGCTCAAGGACGGCCGTCCCTTGACGGACCCGTGGACGGGCCAGTTCTACGCGGACGAGACGACGCCGCTGGTGAACCTCAAGCAGGTGGAGGTCATCCGGGGCCCCGGCTCCTCGCTGTACGGCTCCAACGCCTTCAGCGGCGTCATCAACATCATCGAGCGTCAGCCGGCGGACCTGATTGCGCCGGGGCGCAACGTGGGCATGGAGGCGCGGGTGCTGGCGGGGCAGGACCAGACGTGGCGTCTGCACGGCAACGTGGCGGGCCGCGGGGGACCCGTGGAGGCGCTGCTGGGCTACTACGGCTACGGCTCGGATGGACCGCAGCTCTTCAGCGACCCCTCCAGGGGCGTGGTGGACAAGAACCAGGACTCGCAGGTGCACCAGGTCAACGGCAAGGTGCGCGTGGGCCCGCTGTCCCTGGACGCGGACTACACGGACGCGACCATCGGCCGGCCCGGTGGTTCCCACGGGCAGATCTCCACGGTGGGCAACTGCGGCCGCTGCCACTACACGCCCGACGACGAGGAGTCCGTCCAGAACTTCAACGCCTCCGCGCAGGTGGACCAGCAGGTGACGGACAGCCTGCGGGTGTTCGGCCAGGCGTATGGCTTCTTCAAGCGCCGTGACGTGACGACGGAGGGTTCCTTCGGCACCGACCCCACGCGGGTGCTGGGCAAGCGCCGCCGCCTGGGCGGTGAGGTGCGCGCGCTGTACTCGGCCGGCCCGGTCTCCGTGACGGTGGGCGGCGACGTGAAGTTCGACCAGGTCAACGTGCCCAACGTCCTGCCGACGCTCACGCTGGACGAGACGAAGCAGACCATCTTCGGCGGCTTCGTGGACGCGGAGTACCGCCCGTTCGAGCGGCTGGTGCTGAGCGCGGGTGCCCGCTACGACCGCTACGACATCCCCGAGCAGGTGTGGCGCCAGCGCACGGATCAGATCTCCCCGCGCGCCAGCGTCGTCTTCCACGCCGTCCCGGAGCTGCTCACGGTGCGCACCAACTACGGCCGCGCCTTCCGCGCGCCCACGTTGGCGGAGCTCGCCATCAATCAGCAGATGTACGCGGCGACGTTGATTGGCAACGCGGACCTGCGCGCGGAGACGCTCGACACGTTCGAGGCCGCGGTGGACTTCTGGCCCTTCGAGCGGCGCGTGCGTCTGACGGGGACGGGCTTCTACAACGTGGCCAACAACTTCATCAATCAGGAGCTCGTGTTCGGCTCGGTGTCCCAGTTCCGCAACCAGGGCAACGCGCGCATCGCGGGCTTCGAGCTGGAGGCGGCGGCGCAGATTCCGTCCATCAACTCGTCGTTCGACGTGGCCTACCAGTTCCTCGACGCGAAGAGCGTGCCCTACCAGAGCGACATGCCGGAGACCCGGTTGGACTACGCGCCCTCGCACCGCATCTACGCGCGCGGCCGGACCAACATCGGCAGCGTGGCCTTCGCGGAGCTGTACGCCCTGTTCGTCGGGCCGCGCTTCGACCCAGGCTTCCAGGTGGACGAGACGACGGGCCTGCCTACCCAGCGCGTGGAGCTGGCCAGCTACATCACCGCCAGCGCGCGCGTCGGCTTCAACGTCTACGACGGCATCTCGGTGTCGTTCCTGGGCTCCAACCTCTTCAACGCGGCCTACGAGGAAGCCCACGGGTTCCCCGCGCCGCCGCAGTCGTTCTTCAGCGAAGTCAAGGTCCGCTACTAG
- a CDS encoding serine/threonine-protein kinase, which produces MDSQGSNAIISRLRVGTITHVRIAGVIDETFPLTSATPELNGLLVVDLGRVERISSFGVRRWIEFAAKLPAGALGLYVVHAPPVVVDQLNMVEGFAGVARVLSFLAPYSCRTCNEDRMRVVNLVDDAQVLSEGLAPAHRCPVCANPLEFADQPDEFFDFGRRQQFGTVDPVVMRYLRASMPTEQPELPQHLKIVQDDITFVTLASALKGDLNVRRLASGLEGRVGFDFSHVSKVEPEALAKLEQVLDTAAQGAQVVLCRVPPPALAVLARSTKQLPAQLSTLWLPCECRNCGQVSHQRVPAADYLARLRAQQTSISRECPICGGTAQVPHMPQFQGFLARMPLSDRPMEDMEALEPRALSQYLFGSANADPQANKGSPTDLSNSLGSTKLTIIKRLGQGGMAEVFLAKQVGVKGFEKFVVMKKVLPQFAQNPEFVDMLFAEARANARLTHPNVVQTFDVGVSDGVAYILMEYVRGPDLKRLVIELRRKGLGLPLEHALRIVAEVAAGLHYAHSYVDPAGTSHPVVHRDVSPHNVLISLDGAIKLSDFGIAKVAGEDNTQAGVLKGKISYISPEAASGRTLDARNDVWALGVVLFELLTGQMPFRREHDAATLNAIVREPAPVPSQLRPHIPQDVSDLILRALVKDPARRTPSAAAMREEIEAVMAHHRLNSSPAAVAQFFKDTLGDRLVEYAPSSSSGTGEFSKSGASGTGSGELPRATGGSGTPRPSGSASGSIPAPPVPSSAPRPAPAAVRPQTPPPVATRPQTPAPAVARPQPPPAPPRPQPRSPTASSLPTPSHGMLAPEDLDSVERTEVLVVAGPATPPPPAVEARPAPLPRAAPVASGAPRSSSPDAQAMGAPPRQAPVPRPSGAGHASPVAARPPAPAPVPVPVAPAAPEPERGSPMKWAALGGGLLLVVAVVAVVLLRGGGSAFVNLEDGEHVYIGGVRMEPGSSSLETAPPGQLLIATAVDGRLRRFGATKQRDAIDVRTFADAMPQQGTRGVLSVASSMPGCEVKVGGVPLPVRTPVTKAPIDAGRELEVEVTCSGAASKHWVLAVPGQEIVVMVR; this is translated from the coding sequence GTGGATAGCCAGGGTTCCAACGCCATCATCAGCCGGCTCCGTGTGGGTACCATCACCCACGTACGGATTGCTGGAGTCATCGACGAGACCTTCCCGCTGACGTCGGCCACCCCGGAGCTCAACGGGCTCCTCGTGGTCGACCTGGGGCGGGTGGAGCGCATCAGCTCCTTCGGGGTGCGCCGGTGGATTGAGTTCGCGGCGAAGCTGCCCGCGGGGGCGCTGGGCCTGTACGTGGTCCACGCGCCTCCCGTGGTGGTGGACCAGCTCAACATGGTGGAAGGCTTCGCGGGCGTGGCCCGGGTGCTCTCCTTCCTGGCCCCGTACTCCTGCCGCACCTGCAACGAAGACCGGATGCGGGTGGTGAACCTGGTCGACGACGCGCAGGTGCTCTCCGAGGGGCTCGCGCCGGCGCACCGGTGTCCGGTCTGCGCCAACCCGCTGGAGTTCGCGGACCAGCCCGATGAGTTCTTCGACTTCGGGCGCCGCCAGCAGTTCGGCACCGTGGACCCGGTGGTGATGCGCTACCTGCGCGCGAGCATGCCCACGGAGCAGCCGGAGCTCCCGCAGCACCTGAAAATCGTCCAGGACGACATCACGTTCGTCACCCTGGCCAGCGCGCTGAAGGGGGACCTCAACGTGCGCCGGCTGGCCTCCGGGCTGGAGGGCCGCGTCGGGTTCGACTTCAGCCACGTGAGCAAGGTGGAGCCGGAGGCCCTGGCGAAGCTGGAGCAGGTGCTGGACACGGCCGCGCAGGGTGCGCAGGTGGTGTTGTGCCGCGTGCCCCCGCCGGCGCTGGCGGTGCTGGCGCGCTCGACCAAGCAGCTCCCGGCGCAGCTGTCCACGCTGTGGCTGCCGTGTGAGTGCCGCAACTGCGGCCAGGTGAGCCACCAGCGAGTCCCAGCGGCCGACTACCTGGCGCGGCTGCGCGCGCAGCAGACGAGCATCAGCCGGGAGTGCCCCATCTGCGGAGGCACCGCGCAGGTGCCGCACATGCCCCAGTTCCAGGGGTTCCTGGCGCGGATGCCGTTGTCGGACCGGCCGATGGAGGACATGGAGGCGCTGGAGCCGCGCGCGCTCAGCCAGTACCTGTTCGGCTCCGCCAACGCCGACCCGCAGGCCAACAAGGGCTCGCCCACCGACCTCTCCAACTCGCTGGGCAGCACCAAGCTCACCATCATCAAGCGGCTGGGGCAGGGCGGCATGGCGGAGGTCTTCCTCGCCAAGCAGGTGGGCGTGAAGGGCTTCGAGAAGTTCGTGGTGATGAAGAAGGTCCTGCCTCAGTTCGCGCAGAACCCCGAGTTCGTGGACATGTTGTTCGCGGAGGCCCGCGCCAACGCGCGGCTGACGCACCCCAACGTCGTGCAGACCTTCGACGTGGGTGTGTCCGACGGCGTGGCGTACATCCTGATGGAGTACGTGCGCGGGCCGGACCTGAAGCGGCTGGTCATCGAGCTGCGCCGCAAGGGCCTGGGCCTGCCGCTGGAGCATGCGCTGCGCATCGTCGCGGAGGTGGCGGCGGGTCTGCACTACGCGCACAGCTACGTGGACCCGGCGGGTACGTCCCACCCGGTGGTGCACCGGGACGTCAGCCCCCACAACGTCCTCATCTCGTTGGACGGCGCCATCAAGCTCAGTGACTTCGGCATCGCCAAGGTCGCGGGCGAGGACAACACGCAGGCGGGCGTGCTGAAGGGGAAGATTTCATACATCTCCCCGGAGGCCGCGTCCGGCCGCACGCTGGATGCCCGCAACGACGTCTGGGCCCTGGGCGTCGTCCTCTTCGAGTTGCTCACGGGACAGATGCCGTTCCGCCGGGAGCATGACGCGGCCACGCTCAACGCCATCGTCCGCGAGCCCGCGCCCGTGCCTTCGCAGTTGCGGCCGCACATCCCGCAGGACGTCTCCGACCTCATCCTCCGCGCGCTCGTGAAGGACCCGGCGCGCCGCACGCCGTCCGCCGCGGCGATGCGCGAGGAGATTGAAGCGGTGATGGCGCACCACCGCCTCAACTCGTCGCCGGCCGCGGTGGCGCAGTTCTTCAAGGACACGCTGGGCGACCGGTTGGTGGAGTACGCGCCGTCGTCCAGCTCGGGCACCGGGGAGTTCTCCAAGTCCGGCGCTTCGGGGACGGGCAGCGGTGAGCTGCCCCGGGCGACGGGTGGGAGTGGGACGCCGCGCCCATCCGGAAGCGCGAGTGGGAGCATCCCCGCGCCGCCCGTGCCGTCGAGCGCCCCGCGTCCCGCGCCCGCGGCGGTCCGTCCGCAGACACCTCCTCCGGTGGCGACTCGCCCCCAGACGCCCGCGCCCGCGGTGGCTCGACCGCAGCCGCCTCCCGCGCCCCCGCGTCCACAGCCTCGTTCACCCACCGCCTCGAGCCTGCCGACGCCGTCGCACGGCATGTTGGCGCCGGAGGACCTGGACTCCGTGGAGCGGACCGAGGTCCTCGTGGTGGCAGGCCCGGCGACTCCTCCGCCGCCCGCCGTCGAAGCACGTCCGGCTCCCCTGCCTCGTGCCGCGCCGGTGGCCTCGGGCGCTCCGCGTTCATCCTCTCCCGATGCCCAGGCGATGGGGGCGCCGCCTCGCCAGGCGCCCGTGCCGAGACCTTCTGGCGCGGGGCACGCGAGTCCGGTGGCGGCTCGTCCGCCTGCGCCCGCTCCCGTGCCCGTGCCGGTTGCGCCCGCCGCGCCGGAGCCCGAGAGGGGCTCGCCGATGAAGTGGGCGGCCTTGGGCGGCGGACTGTTGCTGGTGGTCGCGGTGGTGGCGGTGGTGTTGCTGCGCGGGGGTGGCTCCGCGTTCGTCAACCTGGAGGACGGCGAGCACGTCTACATCGGTGGCGTGCGGATGGAGCCGGGCTCGTCATCGCTGGAGACGGCGCCACCGGGACAGTTGCTCATCGCCACGGCGGTGGACGGACGCCTGCGCCGGTTCGGAGCGACCAAGCAACGCGACGCCATCGATGTGCGCACCTTCGCGGACGCGATGCCCCAGCAGGGGACTCGCGGCGTGCTGAGCGTGGCGAGCAGCATGCCGGGCTGCGAGGTCAAGGTGGGCGGAGTCCCGCTTCCCGTGCGCACGCCGGTGACGAAGGCGCCCATCGATGCCGGCCGCGAGTTGGAAGTGGAGGTCACCTGTTCTGGAGCCGCGAGCAAGCACTGGGTGCTGGCGGTGCCGGGGCAGGAAATCGTCGTGATGGTTCGGTAA
- a CDS encoding lantibiotic dehydratase — MKGWTLFPHLVVRTTGFPFEWLERLGCPESAECARRLEAERRGLSALREQGPRVRRPSRELLAALKAGRPVDTEGMESPERFAEWNTRALAAQEAEAGLAAALERELAGVESQLVALCREPRFLEAVASSSPPVAKDLLAGRGGSRVRRQVASYLQRLCAKNETMGFFGPINYGRVDPEAPTGVSLTWSGPETLVGRNTFAASWWVQGVVRAIAFDPDIASWLVPRRKAFAEMPARKQGPVPVSAEELLPRLVELADGTRTLASLASSLGVAPGLAREALRLGCDKALLSHQLEVPSAVHHPVDDLAERVAALPGAGARRHVEGLTSLLALMARYGAADASGKMTLQEECSRRVKDLWGVVPPSERGPASESHNFYQDRLALREECGGDLRLEVSGERARELGTRLEPALAWMAEAAWRTRAAAREAVARRVGARTVPFWKVAAAAADLPVPLDTSMAEVLAKAIPDAAESSVELGAAELPAWDAARNLPLITSVDLLVGARDVEAWARGEYTLVMGDIHDTALVWGWALQFHPARAKVESAMVRAMGVLPRSVPLVTVLPSRRTGLLPSEFPGPVVELGGVSSRASAWRIPLDDLFVESDGKSARLVSKRLGSEVCLYNGELESAVHTAFSIPRIRPLRVSLGDHTPRLTLGGVVVQREQWRLDAAARDALLACKDDRARLRVAVGLWDARGIPTCVFAKFKGERKPVLVDVRSPPLLRVFLNLLEQKEDVILSEMLPGPEQLWLRGPRGRHTVELRCTLLSGGPTAGTPPEVLPSTEEEA; from the coding sequence ATGAAGGGCTGGACCCTCTTCCCTCATCTCGTCGTGCGCACGACGGGTTTTCCGTTCGAGTGGCTGGAGCGGTTGGGCTGCCCGGAGTCGGCGGAGTGTGCGCGCCGTCTCGAGGCGGAGCGGCGGGGACTCTCGGCCCTGAGGGAGCAGGGGCCTCGGGTGCGCCGTCCCTCGCGAGAGCTGCTGGCCGCGCTCAAGGCGGGGCGCCCCGTCGACACCGAGGGGATGGAGTCCCCCGAGCGCTTCGCCGAATGGAACACGCGCGCTCTGGCGGCGCAGGAGGCGGAGGCGGGCCTCGCCGCGGCGCTGGAGCGGGAGCTGGCGGGGGTGGAGTCCCAACTCGTCGCGCTGTGCCGCGAGCCGCGCTTTTTGGAGGCGGTGGCCAGCTCCAGCCCTCCCGTGGCCAAGGACCTGCTCGCGGGGCGGGGGGGCTCGCGGGTGCGCAGGCAGGTGGCGAGCTACCTCCAGCGCCTGTGCGCGAAGAACGAGACCATGGGCTTCTTCGGCCCCATCAACTACGGCCGAGTGGACCCGGAAGCACCCACGGGCGTGTCGTTGACGTGGTCGGGCCCCGAGACGTTGGTGGGGCGCAACACCTTCGCGGCTTCGTGGTGGGTGCAGGGGGTGGTGCGCGCGATTGCGTTCGACCCGGACATCGCCTCGTGGCTGGTGCCGCGAAGGAAGGCGTTCGCGGAGATGCCCGCCCGGAAGCAGGGCCCCGTGCCCGTGAGCGCGGAGGAGCTGTTGCCTCGGTTGGTGGAGCTGGCGGACGGGACGCGCACGTTGGCGTCGTTGGCCTCGTCGTTGGGGGTGGCGCCCGGGCTCGCCCGGGAAGCGCTGCGTTTGGGCTGTGACAAGGCGTTGCTGAGCCACCAACTGGAGGTGCCGTCCGCGGTACACCACCCGGTGGACGACCTGGCGGAGCGTGTCGCCGCGCTGCCGGGCGCGGGGGCTCGTCGGCATGTCGAGGGATTGACCTCACTGCTGGCGCTGATGGCGCGCTACGGAGCGGCGGACGCGAGCGGGAAGATGACGCTCCAGGAGGAGTGCTCGCGGCGGGTGAAGGACCTGTGGGGCGTGGTGCCTCCGTCGGAGCGAGGCCCGGCGTCGGAGTCCCACAACTTCTATCAGGACCGGCTCGCGCTGCGGGAGGAGTGCGGAGGTGACCTTCGCCTCGAGGTGAGCGGTGAGCGCGCCCGCGAACTGGGCACGCGGCTGGAGCCCGCGCTGGCCTGGATGGCGGAGGCCGCATGGCGCACGCGAGCGGCGGCGCGCGAGGCGGTGGCGCGGAGGGTGGGGGCGCGCACGGTTCCTTTCTGGAAGGTCGCGGCCGCTGCCGCCGACCTGCCGGTGCCCTTGGATACGTCCATGGCGGAGGTGCTCGCGAAGGCCATTCCCGACGCGGCGGAGTCCTCGGTGGAGTTGGGGGCGGCGGAGCTCCCGGCTTGGGACGCGGCTCGAAACCTGCCGCTCATCACGTCGGTGGACCTGCTCGTGGGCGCGCGCGACGTGGAGGCGTGGGCTCGCGGTGAGTACACGTTGGTGATGGGGGACATCCACGACACGGCCCTCGTGTGGGGCTGGGCGCTCCAGTTCCATCCCGCGCGGGCCAAGGTGGAGAGCGCGATGGTGCGCGCGATGGGCGTGCTGCCGCGCTCGGTGCCCCTGGTGACGGTGTTGCCCTCGCGGCGCACGGGGTTGCTGCCCTCCGAGTTTCCAGGCCCGGTGGTGGAGCTCGGTGGGGTGAGCTCGCGCGCGTCGGCGTGGCGAATCCCCCTGGACGACCTCTTCGTGGAGAGCGATGGCAAGAGCGCGCGGCTCGTGTCGAAGCGGCTTGGCTCCGAGGTGTGCCTCTACAATGGCGAGTTGGAGAGCGCGGTGCATACCGCGTTCTCAATCCCGCGCATCCGTCCCTTGCGAGTGTCCCTGGGGGACCACACGCCTCGGCTGACGCTGGGTGGGGTGGTGGTGCAGCGCGAGCAGTGGCGGCTGGATGCGGCGGCGCGTGACGCACTGCTGGCGTGCAAGGACGACCGCGCGAGGTTGCGGGTCGCGGTGGGGCTCTGGGACGCGCGAGGCATCCCCACGTGTGTCTTCGCGAAGTTCAAGGGCGAGCGGAAGCCCGTG